The following are from one region of the Nostoc cf. commune SO-36 genome:
- the psaK gene encoding photosystem I reaction center subunit PsaK codes for MISSILLAAQATVPTTPAWNPTVGIIISITCLVIVLLSTRIEKPLVGPKFPILPISVPTFVAAMAFGHIIGVGIVLGLTNIGRL; via the coding sequence TTGATTTCATCTATTTTACTAGCAGCCCAGGCAACTGTTCCCACAACACCTGCGTGGAATCCTACAGTTGGCATCATCATCAGCATCACTTGCTTAGTAATTGTTTTGCTAAGTACTAGGATCGAAAAACCCTTAGTTGGCCCCAAGTTCCCCATCCTGCCGATTAGTGTTCCAACATTCGTTGCAGCGATGGCTTTTGGTCATATTATCGGCGTTGGCATCGTTTTAGGACTGACTAACATCGGTCGTCTGTAG